One segment of Candidatus Nitrospira nitrosa DNA contains the following:
- a CDS encoding beta strand repeat-containing protein yields MANIIGTNSNNTLNGTTSADTIIGRAGNDTLNGSGGNDRLNGGTGTDILNGGTGIDTADYSNLVINGTTYIGATAGVTVNLGLTGAQNTGGAGTDTLTSMENVIGTNFADRLTGNSANNVLSGLAGNDTLVGGSGNDQLNGGSGNDRVDGGTGIDTADYSTATAAVTVNLGNIGAQNTGGAGSDTLVSIENLIGSNVADNLFGNTGNNVLIGLSGNDQLYGDTGDDRLSGGAGDDSLDGGLGLDTADYSTATAAVTVNLGVTNYQNTGGAGTDLVVDIENLLGSNFNDVLTGNTGANVLTGGAGNDTLDGGVGADVMQGGTGNDIYHVDTPGDAVVEATDDAAGGRDTVYSSITSTLGFGIEQLVLAGTAAINGTGNAKNNDLFGNDAKNTLSGLEGNDAIYGQGGEDRLFGGGGDDQLAGGAGSDIVHGESGRDQLFGGSGADVLDGGAGADTMTGGLDDDEYIVDDLGDVVVETRDDLAGGADEVYSSVTHTLGFGIETLILTGTAAINGTGNTKGNPLNGNNANNVLSGLDGRDFLYGEGGADQLNGGNGDDFLNGGLGADRLSGGAGNDLFNYEGIPDSPSGTGRDTILDFTGAGAAVGDVINLQVIDANTLLAGNQAFTYIGSGAFTAAGQLRYSGGVLQGDVDGNGVADIEIQLLGSPALSVSGTGTDILL; encoded by the coding sequence ATGGCAAACATCATTGGCACGAACAGCAATAATACCCTCAACGGCACCACCAGTGCGGACACCATCATTGGCCGGGCGGGCAACGATACGTTGAATGGCTCAGGCGGAAATGACCGCCTGAATGGAGGCACGGGCACCGACATCTTGAACGGCGGCACCGGCATCGACACCGCTGACTATAGCAACCTCGTCATCAACGGCACGACCTACATCGGCGCCACCGCCGGCGTGACCGTCAACCTCGGGCTGACCGGCGCCCAGAACACCGGCGGCGCTGGGACCGATACGCTCACAAGCATGGAGAACGTGATTGGGACAAATTTCGCCGATCGCCTCACGGGGAACAGTGCGAACAACGTGCTCTCAGGCTTGGCGGGCAACGATACGTTAGTCGGTGGGAGTGGAAATGACCAGCTGAACGGAGGCAGTGGCAACGACCGTGTGGATGGTGGCACTGGCATTGACACGGCTGACTACAGCACGGCCACGGCTGCCGTCACGGTGAATCTCGGGAACATCGGGGCACAAAATACGGGAGGCGCCGGGAGCGACACCCTCGTGAGTATTGAGAACCTGATCGGCTCGAACGTGGCCGACAACCTCTTTGGCAATACCGGCAACAACGTGCTCATCGGCCTGTCAGGAAACGACCAGCTCTATGGGGATACCGGCGATGACCGTCTGTCAGGAGGCGCGGGCGACGATAGTCTCGACGGAGGGCTTGGCCTTGACACGGCGGACTACAGCACGGCGACTGCTGCCGTGACAGTGAACCTTGGGGTGACGAACTATCAGAACACCGGTGGAGCTGGGACTGACCTGGTGGTCGATATCGAAAACCTGCTCGGTTCGAACTTCAACGACGTCCTCACCGGCAATACCGGGGCCAATGTGCTCACCGGCGGAGCGGGGAACGACACATTGGACGGAGGCGTCGGCGCCGACGTCATGCAAGGCGGCACAGGGAACGATATCTATCATGTGGACACCCCGGGGGATGCGGTGGTGGAGGCCACGGACGATGCCGCTGGCGGACGGGACACGGTGTATTCGTCCATCACCTCGACGCTCGGGTTCGGCATTGAGCAGCTCGTCCTCGCCGGCACCGCCGCCATTAACGGCACGGGCAACGCGAAGAACAATGACCTCTTCGGCAATGACGCCAAGAATACGCTCTCAGGCCTAGAGGGCAATGATGCCATCTATGGCCAAGGGGGCGAGGACCGCCTCTTTGGGGGTGGGGGCGATGACCAACTCGCCGGCGGCGCCGGCAGCGACATCGTGCATGGGGAAAGCGGTCGCGATCAGCTCTTCGGGGGGAGCGGGGCCGACGTTCTAGACGGAGGAGCTGGGGCTGACACCATGACCGGCGGCCTCGACGACGATGAATATATCGTGGATGACCTGGGCGATGTGGTGGTGGAGACCCGTGACGATCTGGCGGGCGGAGCCGATGAGGTGTATTCGTCCGTAACTCATACGCTGGGCTTCGGCATTGAAACCCTCATCTTAACCGGCACGGCCGCCATCAACGGTACAGGCAACACAAAGGGCAATCCCTTGAATGGCAACAACGCTAACAACGTCCTCTCAGGTTTGGATGGTAGGGATTTTCTTTATGGCGAGGGAGGCGCTGATCAGCTCAACGGTGGCAACGGGGATGACTTTCTGAACGGTGGGCTCGGGGCGGATCGCCTGAGCGGCGGTGCAGGGAACGATCTGTTCAACTATGAAGGCATCCCCGATAGCCCGTCTGGCACAGGCCGGGATACCATCCTCGATTTTACCGGAGCTGGGGCGGCTGTGGGCGACGTGATCAATCTGCAAGTGATCGATGCGAATACCTTGCTAGCTGGCAACCAGGCCTTCACCTACATTGGGAGTGGAGCATTTACGGCGGCGGGACAGCTCCGCTATAGCGGCGGCGTGTTGCAGGGCGATGTCGATGGGAATGGCGTCGCGGATATCGAAATTCAGTTGCTCGGCAGCCCGGCGCTCTCTGTCAGTGGGACCGGCACGGACATCTTGTTGTAA